A window of the Falco rusticolus isolate bFalRus1 chromosome 1, bFalRus1.pri, whole genome shotgun sequence genome harbors these coding sequences:
- the SEZ6 gene encoding seizure protein 6 homolog isoform X4, protein MGSPPPALLLPLLAALLRAPAHGFNGLARKAGESAEAEGEPTALPTPAEREAEARFVSTAPTLKLLNHHPLLEDLLHEAFLKKDYLGQAPFLPAGPGPLLPASALEPAPGPPAPEPPPRTPALPRAAFPTDPLTTPAGRPGLWGEAWGAVPGADPSWSPAGVLESGPASSSQAPATPSTSLGPRAGTTMVPGDEEGTTTTSTITTTTVTTLQGPVPCNRTLAGPEGWLVSPELAGVPYDGSLDCTYTVTVYPGYGVELKVHNISLVEGETLTVESAGGLEPTLLANESFLLRGQVIRSPANLLTLRFQSPRPPSPGSYRFHYQAYLLSCPFPARPAFGEVSVSSLHPGGDARFRCAAGYQLQGAHRLTCRNATRPFWSAREPLCLAACGGVVRNATVGRIVSPGFPGNYSNNLTCHWLLEAPASHRLHLHFEKVSLAEDDDRLIIRNGNNVEAPPVYDSYEVEYLPIEGLLSTGRHFFVELTTDSSGAAAGMALRYEAFEQGHCYEPFVKYGNFTASDPRYPVGTTVEFSCDPGYTLEQGSTVIECVDPSDPQWNETEPACRAVCSGELTDTAGVVLSPNWPEAYGKGQDCIWGLHVEEDKRIMLDVRVLRLGMGDVLTFYDGDDLTARILGQYTGTRGRFKLYASTADVTVQFQSDPGTGAFGYQQGFVIHFSEVPRNDTCPELPDIANGWKTSSQPELLHGTVVTYHCYPGFQLAGTDLLMCHWDLTWSGDLPTCERVTSCRDPGDAEHSRRVVSSPKFPVGATVQYVCDKGYILAGAGTLTCHDRAAGGPKWSDRLPKCIPETYEPCHNPGVPAGGRQSPEWRLYPAGATLRFSCTAGRALLGEGSLRCLPGHPSRWSGSPPICKAASYDDFYSNRNLDAVAKAVPSGTGLEGTNVAIAVFLPILVVALLIGGIYLYFSKLQGKPALQLPLAGSHPYDHITVESAFDNPTYETGDTREYEVSI, encoded by the exons ATGGGctcgccgccgcccgccctgctgctgccgctcCTCGCCGCGCTGCTCCGCGCACCGGCCCACG GCTTCAATGGGCTGGCAAGGAAGGCTGGGGAGAGCGCTGAGGCCGAGGGGGAGCCGACGGCACTGCCCACACCGGCGGAGCGGGAGGCGGAGGCTCGCTTCGTGAGCACAGCACCCACGCTGAAGCTCCTCAACCACCACCCGCTGCTGGAGGACCTGCTGCACGAAGCCTTCCTGAAGAAGGACTACCTGGGCCAGGCACCATTCCTGCCTGCTGGCCCTggccccctcctgcctgccagcgCCCTCGAGCCAGCCcctggccccccagcccccgagCCCCCACCACGCACCCCcgccctgcccagggctgccttCCCCACTGACCCGCTGACCACCCCGGCAGGGCGCCCGGGGCTGTGGGGGGAGGCGTGGGGGGCTGTGCCAGGTGCTGACCCTTCATGGTCCCCCGCCGGGGTGCTGGAGTCGGGTCCTGCATCTTCCAGCCAGGCACCCGCCACCCCTAGCACATCCCTGGGACCCCGCGCTGGGACCACCATGGTCCCCGGGGATGAGGAGGggaccaccaccacctccaccatcaccaccaccaccgtcACCACACTGCAGGGTCCAG TCCCCTGCAACCGGACGCTGGCAGGCCCTGAGGGCTGGCTGGTGTCCCCGGAGCTGGCCGGTGTCCCCTACGATGGCAGCCTGGACTGTACCTACACCGTCACCGTCTACCCTGGCTATGGTGTGGAGCTCAAG GTACACAACATCAGCCTGGTGGAGGGGGAGACACTGACGGTGGAGAGCGCGGGGGGCCTGGAGCCCACCCTCCTGGCCAATGAGTCCTTCCTGCTGCGGGGCCAGGTCATCCGCAGCCCTGCCAACCTCCTCACCCTCCGCTTCCagagcccccggccccccagccccggctcctACCGCTTCCACTACCAAG CCTACCTGCTGAGCTGCCCCTTCCCGGCACGGCCGGCTTTCGGGGAGGTCTCTGTCAGCAGCCTGCACCCCGGCGGGGATGCCCGCTTCCGCTGCGCTGCCGGCTACCAGCTGCAAGGTGCCCACCGGCTCACCTGCCGCAATGCCACCCGGCCCTTCTGGAGCGCCCGTGAGCCCCTCTGCCTCG CGGCGTGTGGCGGGGTGGTCCGGAATGCCACGGTGGGACGCATCGTCTCGCCCGGCTTCCCTGGGAACTACAGCAACAACCTGACATGCCACTGGCTGCTGGAGGCGCCTGCCAGCCACCGCCTGCACCTCCATTTCGAGAAGGTCTCACTGGCAGAGGATGATGACAG GCTCATTATCCGCAACGGCAACAACGTGGAGGCACCGCCGGTGTACGACTCCTATGAGGTGGAGTACCTGCCCATTGAGGGGCTGCTCAGCACCGGGCGCCACTTCTTTGTGGAGCTCACCACCGACAGCAGCGGGGCCGCTGCAGGCATGGCACTGCGCTATGAGG CCTTTGAGCAGGGACATTGCTACGAGCCCTTTGTCAAGTACGGGAACTTCACGGCCAGCGACCCCCGGTACCCCGTGGGCACCACAGTGGAGTTCAGCTGCGACCCTGGCTacacgctggagcagggctccACCGTCATCGAGTGCGTCGACCCCAGTGACCCACAGTGGAACGAGACGGAGCCAGCGTGTCGCG CGGTGTGCAGTGGGGAGCTGACGGACACGGCCGGTGTGGTGCTGTCACCCAACTGGCCGGAGGCATACGGCAAGGGCCAGGACTGCATCTGGGGGCTGCACGTGGAGGAGGACAAGCGCATCATGCTGGATGTCCGCGT gCTGCGGCTGGGGATGGGGGACGTGCTGACCTTCTACGATGGGGACGACCTGACAGCCCGCATCCTGGGCCAGTACACGGGCACCCGCGGCCGTTTCAAGCTCTACGCCTCCACTGCCGATGTCACCGTCCAGTTCCAGTCCGACCCTGGCACCGGTGCCTTTGGCTACCAGCAGGGCTTTGTCATCCATTTCTCCG AGGTCCCCCGTAACGACACCTGCCCTGAGCTGCCAGACATTGCCAACGGCTGGAAGACGTCCTCGCAGCCGGAGCTGCTCCATGGCACCGTGGTCACCTACCATTGCTACCCTGGCTTCCAACTGGCTGGCACCGACCTCCTGATGTGCCACTGGGACCTGACGTGGAGCGGTGACCTGCCCACCTGCGAGCGGG TGACCTCCTGCCGGGACCCCGGGGATGCTGAGCACAGCCGCAGGGTGGTCTCCAGCCCTAAATTCCCAGTGGGAGCCACTGTGCAGTATGTCTGCGACAAGGGCTACATCCTGGCGGGTGCTGGGACCCTCACCTGCCACGACCGCGCTGCGGGGGGACCCAAGTGGAGTGACCGTCTCCCCAAGTGCATCC CAGAGACCTACGAGCCCTGCCACAACCCCGGCgtgccggcgggcgggcggcagAGCCCCGAGTGGCGGCTGTACCCGGCCGGAGCCACCTTGCGCTTCTCCTGCACTGCTGGCCGGGCACTGCTGGGCGAGGGCAGCCTGCGCTGCCTGCCCGGGCACCCCTCGCGCTGGAGCGGCTCACCTCCCATCTGCAAGGCGG CTTCCTATGATGACTTTTACAGCAACCGCAACCTGGATG CTGTGGCCAAGGCCGTGCCCTCGGGGACGGGGCTGGAGGGCACCAACGTCGCCATCGCTGTCTTCCTGCCCATACTGGTGGTGGCCCTGCTCATCGGAGGCATTTACCTCTACTTCTCCAA GCTCCAGGGgaagccagccctgcagctgcccctcGCTGGCTCCCACCCCTATGACCATATCACCGTGGAGTCGGCATTCGACAACCCCACCTACGAGACAGGA gacACGAGGGAGTATGAGGTGTCCATCTAG